A window from Polyangium spumosum encodes these proteins:
- a CDS encoding biopolymer transporter ExbD: MKSGSSKKLPEPDINITPLVDVVLVLLIIFMVIAPELEHGERVELPSVVQPDENKSKLDPITVTLTARGSLFLEKEALPDVAALEARLSAMHGTEPDRRVVLKGDATVQYARMRDAFAACQRAGYTGVALSVSQKGKGEES; encoded by the coding sequence GTGAAGAGCGGATCTTCGAAGAAGCTGCCTGAGCCGGACATCAACATCACGCCGCTCGTCGACGTGGTTTTGGTGCTGCTCATCATCTTCATGGTGATCGCGCCGGAGCTCGAGCACGGCGAGCGCGTGGAGCTGCCGAGCGTGGTGCAGCCGGACGAGAACAAATCGAAGCTCGATCCGATCACCGTGACGCTCACCGCGCGGGGCAGCCTCTTTCTCGAAAAGGAGGCCCTCCCGGACGTGGCGGCGCTCGAGGCGCGGCTCTCGGCGATGCATGGGACCGAGCCGGATCGGCGGGTCGTGCTGAAGGGAGACGCGACGGTGCAATACGCGAGGATGCGCGACGCGTTCGCCGCGTGTCAGCGCGCCGGATACACGGGCGTCGCGCTCAGCGTGAGCCAAAAAGGCAAGGGAGAGGAGAGCTAG
- a CDS encoding MotA/TolQ/ExbB proton channel family protein — MQFDLAHIWASMGLVSRLIAFVLVLMAVATIAVVVERMIALARMNAETRAFVKEAEPLLDAWDTEELLRVSDRYRLSALARLVSSAMRRFLRAESEASGNLTPVELARREVERRREALSADLRRGLSVLASVGSVAPFVGLLGTVVGIISAFQGIAATGSGGLGAVSAGISEALIETALGLSVAIPSVLFFNYLTGKITAVEAALERSAGELLDDMENQHGRASEERIFEEAA; from the coding sequence ATGCAATTCGATCTCGCGCACATCTGGGCGAGCATGGGCCTCGTCTCGAGGCTCATCGCCTTCGTGCTCGTGCTCATGGCGGTCGCGACCATCGCGGTCGTGGTCGAGCGGATGATCGCGCTCGCGCGCATGAACGCCGAGACCCGGGCTTTCGTGAAGGAGGCCGAGCCTTTGCTCGACGCCTGGGATACGGAGGAGCTGCTCCGCGTCTCGGACCGATATCGGCTCTCGGCGCTCGCGCGGCTCGTCTCCTCGGCGATGCGGCGATTCTTGCGGGCCGAGAGCGAGGCATCCGGCAATCTCACGCCCGTCGAGCTCGCGCGGCGCGAGGTCGAGCGGCGGCGGGAGGCGCTCTCGGCCGATTTGCGGCGCGGGCTCTCGGTGCTCGCCTCGGTCGGATCGGTCGCGCCGTTCGTCGGTTTGCTCGGCACGGTCGTCGGCATCATCTCGGCGTTCCAGGGCATCGCGGCTACGGGCTCGGGCGGGCTCGGCGCGGTGAGCGCGGGCATCTCGGAGGCGCTCATCGAGACGGCGCTCGGCCTCTCGGTGGCCATCCCGTCGGTGCTCTTCTTCAATTACCTGACGGGCAAGATCACGGCCGTCGAGGCGGCGCTCGAGCGGAGCGCGGGTGAATTGCTCGACGACATGGAGAACCAGCATGGGCGCGCGAGTGAAGAGCGGATCTTCGAAGAAGCTGCCTGA
- a CDS encoding energy transducer TonB has product MGFEAWSVGETDPGRGRRLLIGYAAAIAICTAVGVVGATMKSSAPAVEEEEEVVAVELTPTVEPPKPPPPPPPPADAAPKPPAPPGPKHRPIAAPVEMPTEMPKEADPSKAKASDDDYGEGSGEGSGGTPGGMGTAAAVAPPPPPPPPPPPPPPPRAAGPIVLGEDGTPPSPISKPQPPYPEDLKGQGVEGTVIVRFVVTESGDVSNVTVVRGDPRLAAHVIATVKTWRFKPAMVEGRPVATYQNARFNFKIKT; this is encoded by the coding sequence ATGGGCTTCGAGGCGTGGAGCGTCGGGGAGACCGATCCCGGGCGCGGCAGGAGGCTTCTCATCGGATATGCGGCGGCGATCGCCATCTGCACGGCGGTCGGCGTCGTCGGGGCGACGATGAAATCGAGCGCGCCCGCCGTGGAAGAAGAAGAGGAGGTCGTCGCCGTCGAGCTCACGCCCACCGTGGAGCCGCCGAAGCCGCCGCCTCCTCCGCCGCCGCCCGCGGACGCGGCGCCGAAGCCGCCGGCGCCGCCCGGGCCAAAACACAGGCCGATCGCCGCGCCGGTCGAAATGCCGACGGAGATGCCGAAGGAGGCAGATCCGAGCAAAGCGAAGGCGAGCGACGACGATTATGGAGAGGGCTCGGGGGAGGGCTCGGGTGGGACGCCCGGGGGAATGGGGACCGCGGCGGCGGTGGCGCCTCCTCCACCGCCACCGCCGCCGCCGCCGCCGCCTCCTCCTCCCAGAGCGGCGGGTCCCATCGTCCTCGGCGAGGACGGCACGCCGCCGTCGCCGATATCGAAGCCGCAGCCACCGTATCCCGAGGACCTGAAGGGCCAGGGCGTCGAGGGCACGGTCATCGTACGGTTTGTCGTGACAGAATCGGGTGACGTCTCGAACGTCACCGTCGTGCGAGGGGATCCGCGGCTCGCGGCGCACGTGATCGCGACCGTGAAGACGTGGCGCTTCAAGCCGGCCATGGTCGAGGGCCGCCCCGTCGCGACGTACCAGAACGCAAGGTTCAATTTCAAGATCAAGACCTGA
- a CDS encoding response regulator — protein MARILVIEDEPALLKVLDYNFRQAGHEVLLAPRGEEGLRLARERRPDVILLDLMLPDLQGTEVCLRLQQSEETRDMPVVIVSARGDEVDRVVGFELGAVDYVVKPFSVRELLLRVQAILRRAKAKTGERRVLQFGRLRIDDEAHRVWVDGAEVELTLLEFKLLVALYENRERVQTRGALLEGVWGMDVEITTRTVDTHVKRLRDKLGPAGDYVQTVRGIGYRFGGDPDMPGSHPD, from the coding sequence ATGGCACGTATCCTGGTCATCGAGGACGAGCCCGCGCTCCTCAAGGTGCTCGATTACAATTTCCGGCAGGCGGGGCACGAGGTCCTGCTCGCGCCGCGCGGCGAGGAGGGGCTCCGGCTCGCGCGCGAGCGGCGCCCGGACGTCATCCTGCTCGACCTGATGCTCCCCGACCTGCAAGGCACCGAGGTCTGCCTTCGCTTGCAGCAGAGCGAGGAGACGCGCGATATGCCCGTGGTCATCGTGTCGGCGCGCGGCGACGAGGTCGACCGGGTCGTCGGCTTCGAGCTCGGGGCCGTCGATTACGTGGTGAAGCCGTTCAGCGTCCGCGAGCTCTTGCTCCGGGTGCAGGCGATCCTGCGGCGCGCGAAGGCGAAGACCGGCGAGCGCCGGGTCCTTCAGTTCGGCCGGCTGCGTATCGACGACGAGGCGCACCGGGTATGGGTCGACGGCGCCGAGGTCGAGCTCACCTTGCTCGAATTCAAGCTCCTCGTCGCCCTCTACGAGAATCGCGAGCGCGTCCAGACGCGCGGCGCGCTGCTCGAGGGGGTGTGGGGGATGGACGTCGAGATCACGACGCGCACGGTGGACACGCACGTGAAGAGGCTCCGCGACAAACTCGGGCCGGCCGGCGACTACGTGCAGACGGTGCGGGGGATCGGCTATCGATTCGGCGGCGACCCCGACATGCCCGGCTCGCACCCCGATTGA
- a CDS encoding ExbD/TolR family protein gives MAMDVSSGGKKGAIAPTMNVTPLVDVVLVLLIIFMVVTPLLNKQLWLNLPKKDEDAKNEPPPPDADKPVVLRVDEKGTIRINQTEVSRAELRDRLSRIFAARADKLLYFDAADDAPYGITVEVMDIAKRGGAKGIAILTEKLGG, from the coding sequence ATGGCGATGGACGTCTCCTCGGGCGGGAAAAAGGGCGCGATCGCGCCGACGATGAACGTCACGCCGCTCGTCGACGTGGTGCTCGTGCTGCTCATCATCTTCATGGTGGTGACGCCGCTCTTGAACAAGCAGCTATGGCTGAACCTGCCGAAGAAGGACGAGGACGCGAAGAACGAGCCGCCTCCTCCGGACGCGGACAAACCCGTGGTGCTCCGGGTGGACGAGAAGGGCACGATCCGCATCAACCAGACCGAGGTCTCGCGGGCCGAGCTCCGGGATCGGCTCTCGCGGATCTTCGCGGCGCGCGCCGACAAGCTCCTCTACTTCGACGCGGCGGACGACGCGCCGTACGGGATCACCGTCGAGGTGATGGATATCGCGAAGAGGGGCGGGGCCAAAGGCATTGCAATCTTGACCGAGAAGCTCGGCGGCTGA